The following coding sequences lie in one Borreliella spielmanii genomic window:
- the rplJ gene encoding 50S ribosomal protein L10, with product MSTKINSKKLEMFDLLKKFVDSKQNFFFLDYRGLSVSQLTDLRNKIEEEHGALKVVKNNIMKMVLKEKNINVIDSCLVGPTVVIAALEEANVIAKIFYDFVKTTTLKVKGGFILGEFYDEAKVQAYSKLPTKKESISLFASVLKAPVSKLVRTLKALADVKS from the coding sequence ATGAGTACAAAGATAAATTCTAAAAAGTTAGAAATGTTTGATTTATTGAAAAAATTTGTAGATAGCAAGCAAAATTTTTTTTTCTTGGATTATAGAGGTTTGAGTGTGTCTCAGTTGACAGATCTTCGCAATAAAATAGAAGAAGAGCATGGAGCCTTAAAAGTTGTTAAAAACAATATAATGAAGATGGTTTTAAAAGAAAAGAATATTAATGTTATTGATTCTTGTTTGGTTGGCCCAACAGTTGTTATTGCTGCATTAGAAGAGGCTAATGTAATAGCAAAAATTTTTTATGATTTTGTAAAAACTACTACTTTAAAAGTAAAGGGCGGCTTTATTTTAGGGGAGTTTTATGATGAGGCTAAAGTTCAAGCTTATAGCAAGCTTCCTACCAAAAAAGAGTCTATTTCTTTATTTGCTAGTGTGTTAAAAGCGCCAGTTTCTAAGCTTGTAAGAACATTGAAAGCTTTGGCTGATGTTAAAAGTTAA
- the rplL gene encoding 50S ribosomal protein L7/L12, with translation MALNKEDILTWLEGAKTMEVVDLVTAIEEKFGVTAVVAAGGGGAVSVGSTDSEEQTEFDVILMSFGDSKINVIKEVRSITGLGLGEAKALVESAPKAVKEGLSKSDAEELKKKLEAVGAKVEVK, from the coding sequence ATGGCACTAAATAAAGAAGATATTTTAACCTGGCTTGAGGGTGCAAAAACTATGGAAGTTGTTGACCTTGTAACAGCTATTGAGGAAAAGTTTGGGGTAACTGCTGTTGTTGCTGCTGGTGGAGGAGGAGCTGTTTCAGTAGGTTCAACTGATTCTGAAGAACAAACCGAATTTGATGTAATTCTTATGTCTTTTGGTGATAGTAAGATAAATGTTATAAAAGAGGTTAGGTCTATTACAGGGCTTGGTCTTGGAGAAGCTAAGGCTTTAGTTGAATCTGCCCCTAAAGCTGTTAAAGAAGGTCTTTCTAAGTCAGATGCTGAGGAATTGAAAAAGAAACTTGAGGCAGTTGGCGCAAAAGTTGAAGTTAAATAA
- the rpoB gene encoding DNA-directed RNA polymerase subunit beta, which translates to MIKRVHLGQGRADEILDLPNLIEIQLNSYEKFLQLDKLKNKKPLLNEGLESVFRNIFPIKSGNGDVALEYERYYIENDALNFTEKECKRKGQSYEAVLKVRLNLQFLTTGEIRQKDVYMGTIPLMTERGTFIINGAERVIVSQIHRSPGVVFYKEKDLYSARIIPYRGSWLEFEIDSKKDYLYVKIDRKKRILITLFLRALGFDTREKIIETFYNIKKIKVEEITKRDLPGQYLAKSINIKENMYYRAGDKITLQDVEDFLQNGVNEIELVDFDGYNDISGKYFVSSNVILNCLEKEDAFFALKDGSKELPKESVMLAVYGALFPGEPISIDNAENDLKTIFFSERRYDLGRVGRYKLSKKFGFDDLTTSVLTMSDIVNTISHLLRIYEGHDIFDDIDHLGNRRVRSVGELLTNIYKGAMSRVEKIAKDRMSNKEVFNLKPQELISVKPIVSAVKEFFATSQLSQFMDQVNPLAELTHKRRLNALGPGGLSRDRAGFEVRDVHYTHYGRMCPIETPEGPNIGLIVSLATYSRVNDYGFLETPYRKVINGEVTDELEYLSAIDEEKKCIAQANAAFNSNGKYLEDLVSVRISGDYTTTNPKNIDYMDVSPRQLISVSSALIPFLEHNDANRALMGSNMQRQAVPLLFPKPPIVGTGMESVVAKDSGVVVKAKRSGEVILATSNKIVVKPFESENVKDLDEYHIVKYERTNQDTCFNQSVLVKEGQKVERGEIIADGPATRYGELALGNNLLLGVIPWNGFNYEDAILISDRIVKEDLYTSIHIKEFSIEVRETKLGPEKVTGDIPNVSEKILNKLDENGIIRIGTYVKPGDILVGKVTPKSEGDITPEFRLLTSIFGEKAKDVKNNSLKVPHGTEGTVIDVQRITKEDVGNLSPGVEEILKVYVAKKRKLKEGDKMAGRHGNKGVVAKILPVEDMPYLADGTPLDICLNPLGVPSRMNIGQLMESQLGLAGKYLSEFYNVPVFESATNEQIQEKLKKAGFNPTSKEILYDGYTGEPFENEVMVGVIYMLKLHHLVDDKMHARSTGPYSLVSQQPLGGKAQFGGQRLGEMEVWALEAYGAAHTLQELLTVKSDDMSGRVKIYENIVKGIPTNVSGIPESFNVLMQELRGLGLDLSIYDDNGNQVPLTEKEEELINKS; encoded by the coding sequence ATGATAAAAAGAGTTCATCTGGGACAAGGAAGAGCTGATGAGATTTTAGACTTACCTAACCTGATAGAAATACAATTAAATTCTTATGAAAAATTTTTACAACTTGATAAATTAAAAAATAAAAAACCTTTACTTAATGAAGGACTTGAGTCTGTTTTTAGAAATATATTTCCCATCAAAAGTGGAAATGGTGATGTTGCTCTTGAGTACGAAAGATACTATATAGAAAACGATGCCCTCAATTTTACAGAAAAAGAATGTAAAAGAAAAGGTCAAAGTTATGAAGCTGTTTTAAAAGTAAGACTAAATTTGCAATTTTTGACTACTGGGGAAATAAGGCAAAAAGACGTGTACATGGGAACTATTCCTTTAATGACAGAAAGGGGTACTTTTATTATTAATGGGGCTGAGAGGGTTATTGTTTCTCAGATTCATAGATCCCCAGGAGTGGTTTTTTATAAAGAAAAAGATTTGTATTCTGCTAGAATAATTCCTTATCGTGGTTCTTGGCTAGAATTTGAGATTGATTCTAAAAAAGATTATCTTTATGTAAAGATAGATAGAAAAAAAAGAATACTCATAACTCTTTTTTTAAGGGCTTTAGGGTTTGATACTAGAGAAAAAATAATAGAAACTTTTTATAACATTAAAAAAATTAAAGTTGAAGAGATTACAAAAAGAGATCTTCCAGGTCAATATTTAGCCAAGAGTATTAACATAAAAGAGAATATGTATTATCGAGCAGGAGATAAGATTACTTTACAAGATGTTGAAGATTTTTTACAAAATGGAGTAAATGAAATAGAGCTTGTTGATTTTGATGGTTATAATGATATTTCTGGAAAGTACTTTGTAAGTTCGAATGTTATTTTAAATTGTCTTGAGAAAGAGGATGCTTTTTTTGCCTTAAAGGATGGTTCTAAAGAGCTTCCAAAAGAATCAGTTATGCTCGCTGTTTATGGTGCTCTTTTCCCTGGTGAGCCAATATCGATTGATAATGCTGAAAACGATTTAAAAACCATATTCTTTTCTGAAAGAAGATATGATCTTGGACGTGTAGGGCGCTATAAACTTTCTAAAAAATTTGGATTTGATGATTTAACTACATCAGTTTTAACTATGAGTGATATTGTTAATACCATATCTCATCTTTTGAGAATATATGAAGGTCATGATATTTTTGATGATATTGATCATTTGGGAAATAGAAGAGTGCGTTCTGTTGGTGAGCTTCTTACCAATATATATAAGGGCGCAATGTCAAGAGTTGAAAAAATTGCTAAAGATAGAATGTCTAACAAAGAAGTTTTTAATCTAAAGCCTCAAGAATTAATAAGTGTTAAACCTATTGTATCTGCTGTTAAAGAATTTTTTGCAACTAGCCAACTTTCGCAGTTTATGGATCAAGTTAATCCTTTGGCCGAACTTACTCACAAAAGGCGTCTTAATGCTCTTGGTCCGGGGGGGCTTTCAAGAGATAGAGCAGGATTTGAAGTAAGAGATGTTCATTATACTCATTATGGCAGAATGTGTCCTATTGAAACTCCTGAAGGGCCAAATATTGGACTTATTGTTTCTTTGGCTACTTATTCCAGAGTTAATGACTATGGGTTTTTGGAAACCCCCTATAGGAAAGTTATTAATGGAGAAGTGACTGACGAATTAGAATATTTATCTGCTATTGACGAAGAGAAAAAGTGTATTGCTCAAGCCAATGCTGCTTTTAATTCTAATGGGAAGTATCTTGAAGATTTAGTTTCTGTTAGAATTTCTGGTGATTATACCACAACAAACCCCAAAAATATAGACTATATGGACGTTTCTCCTAGACAATTAATCTCAGTATCTTCAGCATTAATTCCTTTTCTTGAGCACAATGATGCAAATAGAGCGCTTATGGGTTCTAATATGCAAAGACAGGCAGTACCTCTACTTTTTCCTAAACCCCCGATTGTTGGTACAGGCATGGAAAGTGTTGTTGCAAAGGATTCAGGAGTAGTAGTTAAGGCTAAAAGAAGTGGAGAAGTTATTCTTGCAACAAGTAATAAAATAGTTGTTAAACCTTTTGAATCAGAGAATGTTAAAGATTTAGATGAATATCATATTGTTAAGTATGAAAGGACAAATCAAGATACTTGTTTTAATCAATCCGTTTTAGTTAAAGAGGGTCAAAAGGTTGAAAGAGGTGAAATAATAGCTGACGGTCCTGCTACTAGATATGGAGAGCTTGCTCTTGGTAATAATTTATTACTAGGAGTTATTCCTTGGAATGGATTTAATTATGAGGATGCTATATTGATTTCTGATAGAATTGTAAAGGAAGATCTTTATACATCTATTCATATTAAAGAATTCAGTATAGAGGTAAGAGAAACTAAACTTGGTCCTGAGAAAGTTACAGGAGATATACCTAATGTTAGCGAAAAGATACTAAATAAATTGGATGAAAATGGGATTATACGGATAGGAACTTATGTAAAGCCCGGAGATATTCTGGTTGGTAAAGTTACTCCAAAATCAGAAGGAGATATTACTCCCGAATTTAGACTTTTAACTTCCATTTTTGGAGAAAAAGCAAAAGATGTTAAAAATAATTCGTTAAAAGTTCCTCATGGCACCGAAGGTACAGTTATTGATGTTCAAAGGATTACCAAAGAGGATGTTGGCAATCTTTCTCCTGGGGTTGAGGAGATACTTAAAGTTTATGTTGCTAAAAAAAGGAAGCTTAAAGAAGGTGATAAAATGGCTGGACGACATGGTAATAAGGGTGTTGTTGCAAAAATTCTTCCTGTTGAAGATATGCCTTATCTTGCAGACGGAACTCCTCTTGACATATGCTTAAATCCCTTAGGAGTTCCCTCTAGAATGAATATTGGGCAGTTAATGGAATCACAATTAGGTCTTGCTGGTAAATATCTTAGTGAATTTTATAATGTTCCTGTTTTTGAATCTGCTACAAATGAGCAAATTCAAGAAAAATTAAAAAAAGCTGGATTTAATCCAACTTCTAAAGAAATTTTATATGATGGTTATACAGGGGAGCCTTTCGAAAATGAAGTAATGGTTGGGGTGATTTACATGCTTAAGCTACATCACCTTGTTGATGATAAAATGCATGCAAGATCAACAGGGCCATATTCTCTTGTTTCTCAACAACCTCTTGGAGGAAAAGCTCAATTTGGTGGGCAAAGACTTGGGGAAATGGAGGTATGGGCTCTTGAAGCTTATGGTGCAGCTCACACCCTTCAAGAACTTTTAACAGTTAAATCTGATGATATGTCGGGCAGAGTTAAGATATATGAAAATATAGTAAAAGGTATTCCTACTAATGTATCAGGGATTCCCGAGTCTTTTAATGTGCTAATGCAAGAGCTTAGAGGGCTTGGACTTGACTTGTCAATTTACGATGATAATGGGAATCAAGTTCCTTTAACAGAGAAAGAAGAAGAATTGATTAATAAAAGCTAG